A window from Primulina huaijiensis isolate GDHJ02 chromosome 13, ASM1229523v2, whole genome shotgun sequence encodes these proteins:
- the LOC140956311 gene encoding thaumatin-like protein 1, with the protein MRFVCLLFTVSLLCYVYGMSAMFTIKNNCPYTIWPATLTSRGGSIPTGFELGSKASTTLNAPAGWSGRIWARSACSNSGGRFQCLAGDCGSGQVACNGAGGTPPVSLIEFTLNGDGNKDYYDLSLVDGFNFPVVVEPQSGGCPTAVCPVDINNHGCPNELAVRDGRGGVIGCKSACFAFNLPQYCCTGQYSTPDTCKPTNYSEIFKRLCPQAYSYAYDDKSSLFTCPAGGNYLVTFCP; encoded by the exons ATGAGATTCGTTTGTTTACTTTTCACTGTTTCCCTATTGTGCTATGTTTATG GTATGTCGGCaatgttcacaataaaaaacaaTTGTCCCTACACTATATGGCCCGCGACATTGACTAGCCGTGGAGGGTCAATTCCAACCGGGTTTGAATTGGGAAGCAAAGCTTCAACAACCCTCAATGCACCAGCCGGATGGTCGGGAAGGATTTGGGCTCGTTCCGCCTGCTCAAATTCCGGAGGCAGATTCCAATGTCTCGCCGGAGATTGCGGATCGGGTCAAGTTGCATGCAACGGAGCCGGCGGTACCCCTCCTGTATCTCTGATCGAATTCACTCTCAATGGAGATGGCAACAAAGATTATTACGACCTTAGCCTCGTCGATGGCTTCAATTTCCCCGTAGTCGTGGAGCCACAGAGCGGAGGTTGTCCTACTGCGGTTTGCCCCGTCGATATTAATAATCACGGATGTCCTAATGAATTGGCCGTGAGGGACGGAAGGGGTGGCGTGATCGGTTGTAAAAGTGCGTGTTTCGCTTTCAATCTGCCGCAGTATTGTTGCACAGGTCAGTATAGTACTCCGGACACGTGCAAGCCGACGAACTATTCAGAGATTTTCAAGCGGCTGTGTCCTCAGGCGTATAGTTATGCTTACGACGATAAATCTAGCTTGTTCACATGTCCGGCAGGAGGTAATTACCTTGTTACCTTCTGTCCATGA
- the LOC140956415 gene encoding ras-related protein RABC2a-like → MASSGQGQSNFDLSFKILLIGDSAVGKSSLLVSFISNVVDDLSPTIGVDFKIKFLTVGGKRLKLTIWDTAGQERFRTLTSSYYRGAQGIVLVYDVTRRDTFRNLSDVWAKELELYSTNENCVKMLVGNKVDMESEQVVSREEGLALGKELGCLFLECSSKTRVNVEQCFEELTQKIMEVPRLLEEGSTVVKRNILKKKQEQRTPPNGGCCSS, encoded by the exons ATGGCTTCTTCTGGTCAGGGGCAGAGCAACTTCGATCTGTCTTTCAAGATCTTGCTCATCGGAGACTCTGCTGTCGGCAAAAGCAGTCTGCTTGTTTCTTTCATCTCTAATGTTGTCGACGATCTTTCCCCTACCATTG GTGTGGATTTTAAGATCAAGTTTCTCACAGTTGGAGGGAAAAGGCTGAAGCTTACAATTTGGGACACGG CTGGACAAGAAAGATTCAGGACATTGACAAGCTCGTATTATAGAGGTGCTCAAGGGATCGTTCTTG TTTATGATGTGACAAGAAGGGATACATTTAGAAACTTGTCGGATGTGTGGGCAAAAGAACTGGAGCTCTACTCCACCAACGAAAATTGCGTCAAGATGCTTGTCGGAAATAAAGTTGATATG GAATCAGAACAAGTTGTGAGCAGGGAAGAAGGGCTTGCCCTGGGTAAAGAGCTTGGCTGTCTGTTTCTTGAATGCAGCTCTAAAACTCGGGTAAATGTGGAGCAATGTTTTGAAGAACTCACGCAGAAG ATTATGGAGGTTCCTCGACTTCTTGAAGAAGGATCAACGGTAGTGAAGAGAAATATCTTAAAAAAGAAGCAAGAACAGCGGACACCGCCCAACGGTGGTTGTTGCTCCTCCTAG